From Daphnia pulicaria isolate SC F1-1A chromosome 4, SC_F0-13Bv2, whole genome shotgun sequence, one genomic window encodes:
- the LOC124336370 gene encoding brachyurin-like has translation MKVFAIVFVAIAVAQASGLDLSKYQPRSVLYPRAPVENANRWVPPKVAPTVDTRGFCGQVQSDPSRIVGGTEAVPHSAPWQVAIFIDGQYFCGGSLISNEWILTAAHCADNAIFFNIYLGSHNVRLDAVDEPTRVEVRSTEYTVHPNWGPVRIVNDVALIKLPAPIEFTPEIQPICMAPTSEPDHVGDILHISGWGKPSDSAAGISPVLREVDVPCISNAECAATYGATITDGNICVDTTGGKGSCNGDSGGPLSYVVNGVHNQVGVVSFGSSAGCEVGLPAGFSRVSYFAEWISSVTGLVI, from the exons ATGAAGGTCTTTGCCATTGTTTTCGTAGCCATTGCCGTCGCTCAG gcGTCTGGTCTGGACTTGTCCAAGTACCAGCCCCGTTCGGTCCTGTACCCCCGTGCCCCAGTCGAGAACGCCAACAGGTGGGTGCCCCCAAAGGTTGCCCCTACCGTCGACACCCGCG GCTTCTGCGGACAGGTCCAGAGTGACCCAAGCCGTATCGTCGGAGGAACTGAGGCCGTCCCCCACTCTGCCCCATG GCAAGTGGCTATTTTCATCGATGGCCAGTACTTTTGCGGAGGTTCCCTCATCTCCAACGAATGGATCCTCACCGCTGCCC ACTGCGCCGATAACGCCATCTTCTTCAACATTTACTTGGGCTCCCACAACGTTCGTTTGGATGCCGTCGATGAACCCACCCGCGTCGAAGTCAGGTCCACCGAATACACGGTCCACCCCAACTGGGGACCCGTCCGCATTGTCAACGATGTTGCCTTGATCAAACTGCCCGCCCCCATTGAATTCACCC ccGAAATCCAGCCCATCTGCATGGCTCCCACTTCCGAGCCCGACCATGTTGGCGACATCCTCCACATCAGCGGATGGGGCAAACCTTCCGATT CTGCCGCCGGCATTTCGCCCGTCTTGCGTGAAGTCGATGTCCCATGCATCTCCAACGCCGAATGCGCTGCCACTTATGGCGCCACCATCACTGATGGCAACATTTGCGTTGACACCACTGGCGGCAAAGGATCTTGCaac GGTGACTCTGGCGGCCCATTGAGCTACGTCGTCAACGGCGTCCACAACCAGGTCGGAGTTGTCAGCTTCGGCTCTTCCGCCGGATGCGAGGTCGGCCTTCCCGCTGGATTCTCCCGCGTCTCCTACTTCGCTGAGTGGATCTCGTCCGTTACTGGCTTGGTCATCTAA
- the LOC124336371 gene encoding brachyurin-like, with translation MKVLAIVLVAFVVAQAAARDLSKYQPRSVLFPRAPTKNTNSFVPVKRSPTVDTRGFCGQAKSASRIVGGTEAVPNSLPWQVALFIDDKYFCGGSLISNEWVLTAAHCAEGAVFFNILLGSHNVRLDAVDEPTRVEVTSFDYTVHPEWASLRIRNDVALIKLPAPIEFTPEIQPICMAPSTEPDHVGDILHNSGWGKPSDAAAGISPTLNEVYMPCMSNDECAAYFGSTIQPGNICTDTTGGHSACNGDSGGPLSYINGGVYNQVGIVSFGSSAGCEVGYPAAYTRVSYYADWISSVTGLVI, from the exons ATGAAGGTCCTCGCCATTGTCTTGGTTGCGTTCGTCGTCGCTCAG GCGGCTGCCAGGGACTTGTCCAAGTACCAGCCCCGTTCGGTCCTGTTCCCCCGTGCCCCGACCAAGAACACCAACTCCTTCGTCCCAGTTAAGCGTTCCCCAACCGTCGACACCCGCG gtTTCTGTGGCCAGGCTAAATCCGCCAGCCGTATCGTCGGCGGAACTGAGGCCGTCCCCAACTCTCTGCCATG GCAAGTGGCTTTGTTCATCGATGACAAATACTTTTGCGGTGGCTCCCTGATTTCCAACGAGTGGGTCCTTACTGCTGCCC ATTGCGCCGAGGGTGCCGTCTTTTTCAACATTCTGTTGGGCTCCCACAACGTCCGTTTGGATGCCGTCGATGAGCCTACCCGCGTTGAGGTCACTTCCTTCGACTACACCGTCCACCCCGAATGGGCTTCCCTCCGCATCCGCAACGACGTCGCCTTGATCAAACTGCCCGCCCCCATTGAATTCACCC CCGAAATCCAGCCCATCTGCATGGCTCCATCCACCGAGCCCGACCATGTTGGCGACATCCTCCACAACAGCGGATGGGGCAAACCTTCCGATG CTGCTGCCGGCATCTCTCCCACCTTGAACGAAGTCTACATGCCGTGCATGTCCAACGATGAGTGCGCTGCTTATTTCGGCAGCACCATCCAGCCCGGAAACATTTGCACCGACACCACTGGCGGACACAGCGCTTGCAAC GGTGACTCTGGCGGCCCATTGAGCTACATAAACGGAGGTGTTTACAACCAGGTCGGTATCGTCAGCTTCGGCTCCTCCGCCGGATGCGAAGTCGGCTACCCCGCCGCCTACACCCGCGTTTCCTACTACGCCGACTGGATCTCGTCCGTCACTGGCTTGGTCATCTAA